One region of Plasmodium vivax chromosome 7, whole genome shotgun sequence genomic DNA includes:
- a CDS encoding adapter-related protein complex 4 epsilon 1 subunit, putative (encoded by transcript PVX_098650A) yields MYKMLGFTGSCLSKEFFDLAKSIGEARSKQEEDRIICNEIVLLKTRFADPNASVKQIKEYLIRAIYIEMLGHDASFAYIHAVKLAHEKNILCKRTGYLSCNLFLNKDHELMLLLINTIQKDLKSDNLLEIWAALNCVCKLLNSEMIPAIFPIIKNLLNHKNELIRKKVCMLLHKMYLIDPSLIKEIDIFLKKLLCDVDPSVMGASLNLIFCIAKNEISYCIKLVPYLVSILKQICENKLPKDYDYHRIPAPWIQIKILAIFRILGYSNKKISEQMYEVLQKTMQRADFGINVGYAIIYECVKTIATIYPSHHLLELASLSISRFISSDNHNLKYVGVTGLALIVKINPMYASKHQLAVVDCLEDKDETLKMKTLDLLYQMTNPLNVKVIVDKLLFHVENSLDIHFKHDLACKIIQLIERYTPDDIWFLNTINSLFLSVGELLDESYSYSLIKLLKDSSMCLDSDSGDDLVRSEANEEVCSGDDDHRKRDDSNVPYENQGESANAAYLNIEEMGSRGEFLSEPTPTGEGVSGHPEDKPNCGDYDLRQDDTNVALDDSEKLLMGEAITRDGNSGEFARDNPHGGENHIREASNRENNQNEMKEKKKINDDVYNLRKYAVNTYITMLENNENIPFILMQIICWVLGEYSYLCDLENYSTEDIIDLLCECLEKTFNNPDRVKSCIITAIFKLCCFNNVTDHIVAKKLIEKYKNSKLTDLQQRCYEYESILNNPTLIKNVFSISSRQKMAIDENLSFLNPLVEKHLKSGGKAYITKELRQSETNFESAKSSVPVLNFTPYELPINNRIHIDTFHTSNSGSAYERSYRYDTQAHVSLEDNTANPKEREKTFKLNVVGPKKWTKETCKVEGKKNNEKNSHKNGKKKKKKKKKRDNQATYQLKGSHENVNRNKVGKKDGQKRHPQFGNTHGRIEQEEDKEAGEEEQNHDELFYGSRYGEQGRAEMDEEEDEVEGEEDDEEEDEEEDEEEDEEEDEDENEAVENEGNYDDSHQPGNDGRGNEKRMDNLGDYYDQNYERFDERDIHNVRDYRHSRQSSSNNNSSSFYKQESSHSNSNAAAAHSELTEKEKMAAALFNGLISNNSSIDYSRNNYSSSFSSKKSHSLLSNRNYFNSKSDESRTDERGKHFVERKSSRVFQRESAALSSQPFRREPAAPSSQQVEKKNSSSNLLGSASNKLDEMRKSKCAFDMLDLNEPAAKRDFMEEEEENRSCKEEDKNLWNSISSQKKAVFLNTATLNIFQIIKKIENNLNANVVEVSKKEALTSCIYSSNKVLVKIKIEENKLVFLVKSAEIR; encoded by the exons ATGTATAAGATGCTTGGATTCACGGGATCATGTCTGTCCAAGGAGTTTTTCGATTTAGCCAAATCGATTGGGGAGGCCCGTTCGAAGCAG GAGGAGGACAGAATCATATGCAATGAGATCGTTTTGCTCAAGACAAGGTTTGCCGACCCGAATGCGTCAGTG aaacAGATAAAGGAATACCTAATCAGGGCGATTTACATCGAAATGCTGGGGCACGACGCCTCCTTCGCATACATCCACGCAGTTAAGCTGGCGCACGAGAAGAACATTTTGTGCAAGAGGACGGGCTACCTGTCGTGCAATTTGTTCCTAAACAAAGACCACGAATTGATGCTACTTCTAATTAACACAATACAGAAGGATTTAAAAAGCGACAACCTTTTGGAAATCTGGGCAGCCCTAAACTGTGTGTGTAAATTACTAAACAGTGAAATGATCCCAGCGATATTCccaattataaaaaatttattaaatcataaaaacgaattgataagaaaaaaagtgtgtATGTTGTtacataaaatgtatttaataGATCCATCTTTGATAAAAGaaattgacatttttttgaagaagcttCTATGCGATGTCGACCCCTCCGTCATGGGTGCATCATTAAATTTGATATTTTGCATTGCCAAGAATGAAATTTCTTATTGCATAAAGTTAGTGCCATACTTAGTTTCTATCCTCAAGCAGATATGTGAAAATAAGTTACCCAAGGATTACGACTACCATAGAATCCCCGCTCCATGGattcaaattaaaatacTAGCCATTTTTAGAATTCTGGGATACTCAAATAAAAAGATATCAGAACAGATGTACGAAGTGTTACAGAAGACCATGCAGAGAGCCGACTTTGGGATAAACGTTGGTTATGCCATTATATACGAGTGTGTAAAAACTATTGCTACTATATACCCATCTCATCATTTGCTAGAGTTGGCATCATTATCTATATCGAGATTTATCTCCTCAGATAATCATAACCTTAAGTACGTTGGCGTTACGGGATTAGCTCTGATTGTGAAGATTAACCCCATGTATGCATCGAAGCACCAGCTAGCTGTGGTAGACTGCTTAGAAGACAAAGACGAAacgttaaaaatgaaaacgttAGATCTGTTGTACCAGATGACCAACCCTCTAAATGTTAAAGTAATTGTGGATAAGCTGTTATTCCACGTGGAGAATTCGCTAGACATACACTTTAAGCATGACTTGGCTTGTAAAATTATTCAGTTAATTGAAAGGTACACCCCAGATGACATTTGGTTTTTGAATACCATCAACTCGTTGTTTTTGTCCGTGGGTGAATTGCTCGATGAGAGTTACTCGTATTCCCTTATTAAGCTGTTGAAGGACAGCTCCATGTGTCTGGATTCGGACTCTGGAGACGACTTGGTTCGCAGCGAAGCGAATGAGGAGGTTTGCAGTGGCGATGACGATCATCGCAAGAGGGACGATAGCAACGTGCCTTACGAAAATCAGGGGGAAAGCGCAAATGCGGCCTATTTAAACATCGAAGAGATGGGCAGTAGGGGCGAGTTCCTGAGTGAGCCAACTCCCACAGGCGAAGGAGTTAGCGGCCATCCAGAAGATAAACCCAATTGTGGAGATTATGATTTGAGGCAAGATGATACAAATGTAGCACTCGATGACAGTGAGAAGCTACTCATGGGGGAGGCGATCACCCGGGATGGGAATAGCGGCGAATTCGCAAGAGATAACCCCCATGGTGGTGAGAACCACATAAGGGAAGCATCCAATCGAGAAAATAATcaaaacgaaatgaaagaaaaaaaaaaaataaacgatgATGTGTACAATTTGAGGAAGTATGCCGTGAACACGTACATCACCATGCTGGAAAATAACGAAAACATTCCCTTCATTTTGATGCAAATTATTTGCTGGGTCTTAGGAGAGTATAGCTACCTGTGCGATTTAGAAAATTACTCAACTGAAGATATCATCGATTTGCTATGTGAATGTCTGGAGAAAACTTTTAACAACCCAGATAGAGTCAAGTCCTGCATCATTACGGCGATCTTTAAGCTGTGCTGCTTCAACAATGTGACTGACCACATCGTTGCGAAGAAGTTAATCgagaaatacaaaaacagCAAACTTACGGACTTGCAACAGAGGTGTTACGAATACGAATCCATTTTAAATAACCCTACGTTAATCAAAAATGTATTCTCGATTTCGAGTAGGCAGAAAATGGCTATTGATGAAAATCTGTCCTTTTTAAATCCCTTGGTGGAAAAACATTTGAAAAGTGGAGGGAAGGCCTACATAACGAAGGAGTTAAGGCAAAGCGAAACCAATTTCGAATCAGCGAAGAGCAGCGTCCCCGTGCTCAATTTCACACCGTATGAATTACCAATCAATAACAGAATACACATTGATACCTTCCACACGTCGAATAGTGGATCCGCGTATGAGAGGAGTTACAGGTATGACACACAGGCGCATGTTTCGCTGGAGGATAACACTGCTAACCCAaaagagagggaaaaaacatttaagCTTAATGTTGTGGGCcccaaaaaatggacaaagGAAACGTGCAAAGTTgaagggaagaagaataatgagaaaaatagccacaaaaatggaaagaaaaagaaaaagaagaagaaaaaaagggataaccAGGCAACCTATCAGCTGAAAGGTAGCCATGAAAATGTGAACCGAAATAAAGTAGGCAAAAAGGatgggcaaaaaaggcacccTCAATTTGGCAACACACACGGAAGAATTGAACAAGAGGAGGATAAAGAggcgggggaggaggaacaaaacCATGATGAACTTTTTTATGGTAGCAGATATGGTGAACAGGGAAGAGCAGAGatggacgaggaggaagacgaagtgGAGGGCGAAGAAGACGAcgaggaagaagatgaagaagaggacgaagaagaggatgaagaagaggatgaGGACGAAAACGAAGCAGtggaaaatgaaggaaaCTATGACGACAGTCACCAACCAGGGAACGACGGAAGagggaatgaaaaaagaatggATAACTTAGGGGACTACTACGATCAGAATTACGAAAGGTTCGACGAAAGAGATATACACAACGTAAGGGATTACAGGCATAGCCGTCAGAGCAGCAGCAATAACAATAGCAGTTCTTTTTACAAACAAGAGAGCTCCCACTCGAACAGCAATGCAGCCGCAGCACATAGCGAGCTAaccgagaaggaaaaaatggcggCTGCCTTGTTTAACGGTCTAATATCAAACAATTCTTCAATTGACTATTCGAGAAATAATTACTCTTCCAGTTTTTCAAGTAAAAAGAGCCACTCATTATTGTCCAataggaattattttaactCCAAATCGGATGAGAGCAGGACTGACGAGAGGGGAAAGCACTTTGTTGAGAGGAAAAGTTCGAGGGTGTTTCAAAGAGAATCTGCTGCACTGAGCAGTCAACCGTTTCGAAGAGAACCTGCTGCACCGAGCAGTCAACAggtggaaaagaaaaactccTCGTCGAACCTTTTGGGAAGCGCTTCAAACAAATTGGACGAAATGAGAAAATCGAAGTGTGCTTTTGATATGCTAGATTTGAACGAGCCTGCTGCTAAAAGGGACTTcatggaggaagaagaggaaaatagGAGCTGCAAAGAGGAG gacAAAAATCTGTGGAACAGCATCAGCAGTCAGAAGAAGGCCGTTTTTCTAAACACGGCAACGTTAAACATATTTcagataattaaaaaaattgag aacAACCTTAACGCCAACGTGGTGGAAgtgagcaaaaaggaagcccTAACTTCCTGCATTTACAGCAGCAACAAAGTGTTGgtaaaaatcaaaatagAGGAAAACAAATTAGTTTTTTTAGTGAAGTCCGCTGAAATTAGGTAA